One Ricinus communis isolate WT05 ecotype wild-type chromosome 7, ASM1957865v1, whole genome shotgun sequence genomic region harbors:
- the LOC8289461 gene encoding probable E3 ubiquitin-protein ligase HIP1 yields MMQGQDENAFPRTFYLDYGSNGINLRREQNTVVPLPADALLHDGHPVMDWMGQSSLSVNSQAPVQFQELLVEDGLLYNRVPTSSMNTQSPVRFQDLLAEDGVLSIPVTGAVIDQSLVERPSEPVVAPSQPSANMGFGNGNFTNRPLSLQQDSSSAFPQNIDLNAVCESPGIDAYVGTGTALHLNPFKPGIPDADQNPIVINSSNSDPLVISSGIAGYVVEENDNREGRSSDDRRLSCKRRTPEDGLRHFSLGESSRSSHLAVIQENDSRRSNPSAPINNHSHEQYSAQLGTGYVAGLGTTPAVHQPSSAVINGLGIGAEGSSDVRQILRVAGEFENSQRNIRMRRTVNHQDFTPADLALWTTRNSYSQLPGQPAVLFPLDCVPNTSSVTGIVPSTPAVQSGRAPNSFEVLQPFQWNAVTRSRNSLRSTTYALNGGEALLLDENPSHNASYDVLPLEIQRRNLERMLTNINFVPGTNYPGNIPSSSRTSSTPCTHPTLAPVWFPQGNMALQYVQRISDIGSSTESQGQRRYCPLHSGVSFAPRERELLARGGNARPTQMPSRSRLIARAERQPAAYPEVALRSLTAAQRRSRLVSEVRNALALVRRGGSLQFEDVMVIDRSMLYGVPEEPDLHEEMRLDVDNMSYEELLALEDHIGNVCTGISEEAIQTRMKRQKYRAIKSGSTQEDEPCCICQEEYADGQDLGKLDCGHYFHFNCIKQWLVQKNNCPICKTTALQV; encoded by the exons TTCAATTTCAGGAATTATTAGTTGAAGATGGGTTGCTATATAACAGGGTTCCTACTTCTAGTATGAACACCCAAAGTCCAGTTCGATTTCAGGATTTATTAGCTGAAGATGGCGTACTTTCTATTCCTGTTACTGGTGCTGTAATTGATCAAAGCTTGGTAGAAAGGCCTTCTGAGCCAGTAGTTGCTCCTTCTCAGCCTAGTGCTAACATGGGCTTTGGAAATGGTAATTTTACAAATAGACCATTGTCTTTGCAGCAGGACAGTTCTAGCGCTTTTCCTCAAAATATAGACTTAAATGCAGTATGTGAGAGTCCTGGCATTGATGCATATGTGGGTACTGGGACAGCTTTGCATCTAAATCCATTTAAACCAGGAATACCAGATGCTGATCAAAATCCAATTGTCAtcaattcttcaaattctgATCCACTGGTTATCTCTTCCGGAATTGCGGGGTATGTGGTGGAAGAAAATGACAATAGAGAAGGTCGCTCTTCAGATGATAGGCGTCTGTCCTGTAAAAGAAGGACACCTGAAGATGGTCTCAGACATTTTTCATTAGGTGAAAGCTCAAGATCCAGTCACCTAGCTGTTATTCAAGAAAATGATAGTAGAAGATCGAATCCATCAGCTCCTATAAATAATCACTCACATGAGCAATATTCAGCGCAACTGGGTACTGGATATGTGGCTGGATTAGGGACAACTCCAGCCGTACATCAACCTTCAAGTGCTGTAATAAATGGACTTGGAATTGGTGCTGAAGGAAGCTCTGATGTCCGTCAAATACTAAGGGTAGCAGGAGAATTCGAAAACTCCCAAAGAAATATCCGTATGAGAAGAACCGTGAATCACCAAGACTTTACGCCAGCTGACTTGGCTCTGTGGACCACAAGAAATTCCTATTCACAATTACCGGGTCAACCAGCTGTCCTTTTTCCACTTGATTGTGTTCCAAACACAAGCTCAGTGACAGGAATAGTTCCCTCAACTCCTGCGGTGCAGTCTGGCCGTGCTCCTAATTCCTTTGAAGTTTTGCAGCCTTTCCAGTGGAATGCAGTCACCAGGTCAAGAAATAGTCTGCGATCGACTACTTATGCTTTAAACGGAGGAGAGGCTTTACTTCTAGACGAGAACCCAAGCCATAATGCAAGTTATGACGTGCTTCCTCTTGAAATTCAAAGGCGAAATTTGGAACGcatgttaacaaatataaacTTTGTTCCCGGAACAAACTATCCTGGAAATATTCCTTCCAGTTCTCGAACTAGCTCTACTCCATGTACTCATCCAACATTAGCTCCCGTTTGGTTTCCCCAGGGAAACATGGCTCTGCAGTATGTCCAGAGAATCTCAGACATTGGCAGTAGCACCGAGTCTCAAGGGCAACGTAGATACTGCCCATTACACTCGGGTGTCTCTTTTGCTCCAAGAGAGAGGGAATTATTAGCAAGAGGTGGTAATGCAAGGCCTACTCAAATGCCTTCTAGGTCAAGATTGATAGCACGAGCTGAGAGACAACCTGCTGCTTATCCTGAAGTGGCACTGCGCTCTTTGACTGCTGCTCAGAGAAGAAGCAGGCTAGTATCTGAG GTTCGCAATGCTCTGGCACTTGTTCGTAGAGGGGGCTCCTTACAGTTTGAG GATGTGATGGTGATTGATCGTTCAATGTTGTATGGTGTGCCTGAAGAGCCTGATTTACATGAAGAGATGCGCCTTGATGTGGATAATATGTCCTATGAG GAACTACTGGCCCTAGAGGATCACATTGGAAATGTTTGCACTGGAATAAGTGAGGAAGCCATTCAGACACGTATGAAGAGGCAAAAGTATCGAGCAATTAAAAGTGGGTCTACCCAGGAAGATGAACCGTGCTGCATCTGTCAG GAAGAATATGCCGATGGCCAAGATCTTGGAAAGCTGGACTGTGGGCATTACTTTCACTTCAACTGCATTAAACAGTGGCTCGTCCAGAAGAATAACTGCCCTATCTGCAAAACGACAGCGTTGCAAGTTTGA